Proteins from one Deinococcus sp. AB2017081 genomic window:
- a CDS encoding fasciclin domain-containing protein → MKKQTSLVTLGLMLATPAIAGGGGAPAAPATPAACKTIAQIVAGDPNFSTLATAVDAAGLTQTLQGGTFTVFAPTNAAFAKLPSDTLAAALNDPAMLRSLLLYHVVSGKVAAAQVATLSSVKTVQGSSILVTVSGSAVKVDNANVTRTNVAACNGVVHVIDTVLMPAAEADAPMVNEPVAEAAPAPAAPAAEPAPATEPAPAAEPAPAAAAAEPAPAATTPAAPAPVDISAIPALPLSGATITVDTAATPPATTDTAAAPATEPTPAPAAEAAPATEAAATEPVAQAAPAASTNTLYDVLVSDDRFSTLRDLLSDAGLTEQLTANEYTIFAPTNAAFEALDQEQLALIASDPDTLRKVLLYHVATGKRTGEQLAAVKQVSSAEGSSIDVSSDGTTQTVGTGKVEGAPISADNGTIFVIDKVLLPPNLVIPAAPAAAAPTTDTTAAAPAAPATTTTTDTAAAAATTTTPAPATTTTAAPAATTAAATPANLVELLQGMPQYSTLVSLILKAGLAETLSSGDYTVFAPTNDAFAKVPQATLDTLNADPAKLRQVLLFHVVTGKVIDAALNVPQLKSVEGSSIDLKADGTMTMIGVLSGDTITGGMLANSVPMTAGNSVAYSIDAVLIPPTLK, encoded by the coding sequence ATGAAGAAGCAAACCAGTCTGGTGACGCTCGGCCTGATGCTTGCAACCCCGGCAATCGCCGGTGGTGGCGGCGCCCCGGCCGCGCCCGCAACGCCCGCCGCGTGCAAGACCATCGCCCAGATCGTCGCCGGCGATCCCAACTTCAGCACGCTGGCCACCGCCGTGGATGCGGCTGGCCTGACCCAGACCCTGCAGGGCGGCACCTTCACGGTGTTCGCACCGACGAACGCAGCCTTCGCCAAGCTCCCCAGCGACACGCTGGCCGCCGCGCTGAACGATCCGGCCATGTTGCGGTCGCTGCTGCTGTACCACGTGGTCAGCGGCAAGGTCGCAGCGGCGCAGGTCGCCACCCTGTCCTCGGTGAAGACCGTGCAGGGTTCCAGCATCCTGGTCACGGTGAGCGGTTCGGCCGTGAAGGTCGACAACGCCAATGTCACCCGCACCAACGTGGCGGCCTGTAACGGCGTCGTCCACGTGATCGACACGGTGCTGATGCCCGCCGCCGAGGCCGACGCACCGATGGTCAACGAGCCGGTGGCCGAGGCCGCGCCCGCTCCGGCGGCTCCGGCAGCCGAGCCGGCCCCCGCCACGGAGCCGGCCCCGGCAGCAGAACCGGCCCCGGCGGCCGCGGCCGCTGAGCCGGCGCCCGCCGCCACGACTCCGGCGGCCCCCGCTCCGGTCGACATCTCGGCCATTCCGGCCCTGCCGCTGAGCGGCGCGACCATCACGGTCGACACGGCCGCGACTCCGCCGGCGACCACCGACACCGCCGCGGCGCCCGCGACCGAACCCACCCCGGCGCCCGCCGCCGAAGCTGCGCCGGCCACCGAAGCGGCTGCGACCGAGCCCGTGGCCCAGGCCGCTCCGGCCGCCAGCACCAACACGCTGTACGACGTGCTGGTCAGCGACGACCGCTTCTCGACGCTGCGCGACCTGCTCAGCGACGCGGGCCTGACCGAGCAGCTCACGGCCAACGAGTACACGATCTTCGCGCCCACGAACGCCGCCTTCGAGGCGCTTGATCAGGAGCAGCTGGCGCTGATCGCCAGCGATCCCGACACGCTCCGCAAGGTGCTGCTGTACCACGTGGCGACCGGCAAACGCACCGGCGAACAGCTCGCCGCCGTGAAGCAGGTCTCCAGCGCCGAGGGCAGCAGCATCGACGTCTCCTCGGACGGCACGACGCAGACGGTCGGCACCGGCAAGGTCGAGGGTGCACCCATCTCCGCCGACAACGGCACCATCTTCGTGATCGACAAGGTGCTGCTGCCGCCCAACCTGGTGATTCCGGCGGCACCGGCGGCCGCCGCTCCCACGACCGACACCACCGCGGCGGCTCCGGCCGCGCCCGCCACCACCACCACGACCGACACGGCCGCAGCGGCCGCGACGACGACCACCCCTGCCCCGGCCACGACCACCACGGCGGCTCCGGCTGCGACCACCGCCGCGGCGACGCCGGCCAACCTCGTGGAGCTGCTCCAGGGCATGCCGCAGTACAGCACGCTGGTCAGCCTGATCCTGAAGGCCGGTCTGGCCGAGACCCTGAGCAGTGGCGACTACACCGTCTTCGCGCCCACGAACGACGCCTTTGCCAAGGTGCCCCAGGCGACCCTCGACACGCTGAACGCCGATCCGGCCAAGCTGCGTCAGGTGCTGCTGTTCCACGTGGTCACCGGCAAGGTCATTGACGCCGCCCTGAACGTGCCCCAGCTCAAGAGCGTGGAAGGCAGCAGCATCGACCTCAAGGCCGATGGCACCATGACCATGATCGGAGTGCTGTCCGGCGACACCATCACCGGCGGCATGCTCGCCAACTCCGTGCCCATGACGGCCGGGAACAGCGTGGCCTACAGCATCGACGCGGTGCTGATCCCCCCCACCCTGAAGTAA
- a CDS encoding metallophosphoesterase family protein gives MRVAIIADVHGNADALDAVLNDLQQQGADRVIVNGDVVNRGPDSVEVMERLLGHPGVQFTLGNHDDLLRLWHARSASLPTAWFDDPFWGATAWSADQLDRAGLLHVPAAWPMTLTLDVPGLPRVLIAHGTRQHYREGLSERTAPERIGVLRQPADGSPADVLIGSHIHRPAHATVDGALIVNTGAVGFPATGDPRAQFVLLTAGDGIWTPEFRLVPYDRSGVVARFRTSGMLDTGLSAAIFREELLRACSLYTPYWDWTERDTVIRTPDSWSRFLSDHAATTH, from the coding sequence ATGCGGGTGGCGATCATCGCGGATGTTCATGGCAATGCCGATGCTCTGGATGCCGTGCTGAACGATCTGCAGCAGCAGGGCGCCGACCGGGTGATCGTGAACGGCGACGTCGTGAACCGGGGCCCGGATTCCGTCGAGGTGATGGAGCGGCTGCTCGGACACCCCGGTGTGCAGTTCACACTCGGCAACCATGACGACCTGCTGCGGCTGTGGCACGCGCGGAGCGCCTCGCTGCCCACGGCGTGGTTCGACGATCCGTTCTGGGGTGCGACGGCGTGGAGCGCCGATCAGCTCGACCGGGCGGGCCTGCTGCACGTGCCGGCCGCGTGGCCCATGACCCTCACCCTGGACGTGCCGGGCCTGCCCCGCGTGCTGATCGCGCACGGCACCCGCCAGCACTACCGCGAGGGCCTCAGCGAGCGCACGGCTCCGGAACGGATCGGAGTGCTGCGTCAGCCCGCCGACGGTTCACCGGCCGATGTCCTGATCGGGTCGCATATCCACCGCCCGGCGCACGCGACGGTGGACGGCGCGCTGATCGTGAACACGGGTGCCGTGGGCTTCCCGGCGACCGGCGATCCCAGGGCACAGTTCGTGCTCCTGACGGCCGGGGATGGCATCTGGACACCAGAGTTCCGGCTCGTGCCCTACGACCGCAGCGGCGTTGTGGCCCGCTTCCGCACGAGCGGCATGCTCGACACCGGCCTGAGTGCCGCGATCTTCCGCGAGGAACTGCTCCGTGCCTGCAGCCTGTATACGCCGTACTGGGACTGGACGGAACGCGATACCGTGATCCGCACGCCCGATTCGTGGTCACGGTTTCTCTCGGATCACGCCGCCACCACCCACTGA
- a CDS encoding ABC transporter permease, with amino-acid sequence MPSERLRPALVWRIAARDLLSTIRDRRTLTATILMPLLLIPLFTLGLPLLLGNLIGGQQQARQKLGVVGTLPAALSTALTRDERLGDGTLVRAGVTLVPVTDARAAVQAGTVDAAVRPATAIPTRAGAGQGTLEVYAKLNNLRAQAGAYSKVQDVVTAYNRTLTIERLKALGLDAGVLTPVTIRSVDASPPQEQRSGQLAFLIPMLMLQFILSGAMATAVDATAGEKERGTLESLLVAPVRRGEVVAGKLLATTITALTSACFSVLGFILSGVLVAAFTRGRTGQGSEITQAMGGQLTLSVGGALALLGVSLSAALVISALLITVGIYARSFKEAQTYIAPFTLGIVLPAVLLQFSDFLTLGAGLYALPLFGGMLSLLEIVRGSVNGVHVLLAIAANLIGTVLLGLLARRSFGREEIIFRN; translated from the coding sequence ATGCCGTCTGAACGGCTGCGTCCGGCACTCGTCTGGCGGATTGCGGCGCGGGATCTGCTGTCCACGATCCGCGACCGCCGCACCCTGACCGCCACCATCCTGATGCCGCTGCTGCTCATCCCGCTGTTCACCCTGGGGCTGCCGCTGCTGCTGGGCAACCTGATCGGCGGGCAGCAGCAGGCCCGCCAGAAGCTGGGCGTGGTCGGCACGCTGCCAGCGGCCCTGAGCACAGCGCTGACGCGCGACGAGCGCCTGGGCGACGGCACCCTGGTGCGGGCGGGCGTGACCCTGGTGCCGGTTACGGACGCCCGCGCTGCCGTGCAGGCCGGCACAGTCGACGCCGCTGTCCGGCCCGCCACGGCCATTCCCACCCGCGCCGGGGCGGGGCAGGGCACGCTGGAGGTCTACGCGAAATTGAACAACCTGCGTGCCCAGGCCGGGGCGTATTCCAAGGTGCAGGACGTCGTGACCGCCTACAACCGCACCCTGACCATTGAGCGGCTGAAGGCCCTGGGCCTGGATGCCGGCGTGCTCACCCCGGTCACGATCCGGAGCGTGGATGCCAGCCCCCCGCAGGAGCAGCGCAGCGGCCAGCTGGCGTTCCTGATCCCCATGCTCATGCTCCAGTTCATCCTCAGCGGGGCCATGGCGACCGCCGTGGACGCCACCGCGGGCGAGAAGGAGCGCGGCACCCTGGAGAGCCTGCTGGTGGCTCCCGTGCGCCGGGGCGAGGTGGTGGCCGGCAAGCTCCTCGCCACGACCATCACCGCCCTGACGAGTGCGTGCTTCAGCGTGCTGGGCTTCATCCTCAGTGGGGTGCTGGTCGCCGCGTTCACCCGTGGCCGCACCGGTCAGGGCAGCGAGATCACGCAGGCCATGGGTGGGCAGCTCACCCTCAGCGTGGGCGGGGCGCTGGCGCTGCTGGGCGTGTCGCTCAGCGCCGCGCTGGTGATCAGTGCGCTGCTCATCACGGTCGGCATCTATGCGAGGTCGTTCAAGGAGGCGCAGACCTACATCGCGCCATTCACACTGGGCATCGTGCTGCCTGCCGTCCTGCTGCAGTTCAGCGATTTCCTGACCCTGGGGGCCGGCCTGTACGCCCTGCCGCTGTTCGGCGGCATGCTCAGCCTGCTGGAGATCGTGCGCGGCAGCGTGAATGGCGTGCACGTCCTGCTGGCGATCGCCGCCAACCTGATCGGCACCGTCCTGCTGGGCCTGCTGGCCCGGCGGTCGTTCGGACGCGAGGAGATCATCTTCCGGAACTGA
- a CDS encoding ATP-binding cassette domain-containing protein, whose product MLDLNGLTKEYGAFRALRGVTLTATDAEVFGLLGPNGAGKTTLLRILATLLQPTGGSGTVCGLDLRRDAEAIRRAVGVVNGGMGLPARLTGREILRSFAGLYSLNRAHTEARIAELDERLELGRTLDIRASEYSSGMKQKVVIARAVLHDPALLILDEAASGLDIFARRSLLDFVQASRAPGRLTVYSTHVMSEAEEVCDRVAILHHGQLLTVGRIPEVLHATGERTLERAFFELVRAHDQRAGVAHAV is encoded by the coding sequence ATGCTCGACCTGAACGGCCTGACCAAGGAGTACGGTGCGTTCCGGGCACTCCGGGGCGTGACGCTGACTGCCACCGACGCCGAGGTCTTCGGGCTGCTCGGGCCGAACGGTGCCGGGAAGACCACCCTGCTGCGCATTCTGGCAACCCTGCTCCAGCCCACCGGGGGAAGCGGCACGGTCTGCGGGCTGGATCTGCGGCGAGACGCCGAGGCGATCCGCCGGGCGGTGGGGGTCGTGAACGGCGGCATGGGTCTGCCGGCGCGTCTGACCGGGCGCGAGATCCTGCGCTCGTTCGCCGGGCTGTACAGCCTGAACCGCGCCCACACCGAGGCCCGCATCGCGGAACTGGACGAGCGGCTGGAACTCGGCCGCACGCTGGACATCCGCGCCAGTGAGTATTCGTCGGGTATGAAGCAGAAGGTGGTGATTGCCCGCGCGGTGCTGCATGACCCGGCCCTGTTGATCCTCGACGAGGCCGCCAGCGGCCTGGACATCTTTGCGCGGCGCTCCCTGCTGGATTTCGTGCAGGCCAGCCGGGCCCCCGGCCGCCTGACCGTGTATTCCACCCATGTCATGAGCGAGGCCGAGGAGGTCTGCGACCGGGTGGCGATCCTGCACCACGGACAGCTGCTCACGGTCGGGCGGATTCCCGAGGTGCTGCACGCGACGGGTGAGCGCACCCTGGAGCGTGCCTTCTTTGAACTGGTTCGTGCCCATGACCAGCGCGCCGGGGTGGCCCATGCCGTCTGA
- a CDS encoding transcriptional regulator: protein MFNPPTLEDLQETRRANEKLVLRALESKPEWVETELAKTTSLALSHLRAALASLLDQGRVRRLPGTGTRAVYGLADPGLADVPATPLTESAKKVRDYLEGRADSALYMSEQLRMTREEVMTALSLLNAHGMITCTFVGSLVIFRLKETQALGQEQAAEKPSRKKQVA, encoded by the coding sequence ATGTTCAACCCCCCTACCCTCGAAGATCTGCAGGAAACCCGCCGCGCCAACGAGAAGCTGGTGCTGCGCGCCCTGGAAAGTAAGCCCGAATGGGTCGAAACTGAACTCGCCAAGACGACCAGCTTGGCGCTGTCGCACCTGCGCGCAGCGCTGGCCAGCCTGCTCGACCAGGGCCGTGTGCGCCGTCTGCCCGGCACCGGCACCCGCGCCGTGTATGGTCTGGCCGATCCCGGTCTGGCCGATGTGCCCGCGACGCCCCTGACCGAGAGCGCGAAAAAGGTGCGCGACTACTTGGAAGGCCGCGCCGACAGCGCCCTGTACATGAGCGAGCAGCTGCGCATGACCCGCGAGGAAGTCATGACCGCCCTGAGCCTCCTGAACGCCCACGGCATGATCACCTGCACCTTCGTGGGCAGCCTGGTCATCTTCCGCCTGAAAGAAACGCAGGCCCTCGGCCAGGAGCAGGCCGCCGAGAAGCCCAGCCGCAAGAAGCAGGTCGCGTAA
- a CDS encoding cyclic-di-AMP receptor, with amino-acid sequence MKLVLAVIQDADASALMRVLADHSFDVTKLASTGGFLREGNTTLMIGVGDERLEDLKKLVRQTCRTRTRLVAPSVPMGEQNESMVSDPVEVPVGGAVMFVMGVQEFVKV; translated from the coding sequence ATGAAGCTGGTTCTCGCCGTGATTCAGGATGCCGACGCCTCCGCGCTGATGCGCGTCCTGGCTGACCACTCCTTCGACGTGACCAAGCTCGCCAGCACCGGCGGCTTCCTGCGCGAGGGCAACACCACCCTGATGATCGGCGTGGGCGACGAGCGCCTGGAGGATCTCAAGAAGCTCGTGAGGCAGACCTGCCGTACCCGCACCCGCCTGGTCGCACCCAGCGTCCCGATGGGCGAGCAGAACGAGAGCATGGTGAGCGACCCGGTCGAGGTTCCGGTGGGCGGGGCCGTCATGTTCGTGATGGGCGTGCAGGAATTCGTCAAGGTCTGA
- a CDS encoding HAD family hydrolase translates to MTIRALFWDIGGVLLTNGWDREQRADVLARFGLDAGEFTERHKLVVPELELGRMTLDEYLTQTVFYAPRDFTPDAFRAAMEAESRPHAEALALARDLSTRHRCYSLNNEGADLNDHRIRTFGLHDVLLGFFTSCYLGVMKPNPAIYRLGLKLANVRPEEAVMIDDRVQNAEAARSVGMRAVCYRDAAQLREELAALGVE, encoded by the coding sequence ATGACCATCAGGGCGCTGTTCTGGGATATCGGTGGGGTGCTGCTCACTAACGGCTGGGATCGGGAACAGCGGGCGGACGTTCTGGCTCGCTTCGGGCTGGACGCTGGCGAGTTCACCGAGCGGCACAAGCTGGTCGTGCCGGAACTGGAACTGGGCCGCATGACGCTGGACGAATACCTGACCCAGACGGTGTTCTACGCGCCGCGCGACTTCACACCAGACGCCTTCCGCGCGGCGATGGAGGCCGAGAGCCGCCCGCACGCGGAAGCGCTGGCCCTGGCGCGTGACCTGTCGACCCGCCACCGCTGCTACTCGCTGAACAACGAGGGCGCCGACCTCAACGACCACCGCATCCGCACCTTCGGGCTGCATGACGTGCTCCTGGGCTTTTTCACATCCTGTTACCTGGGCGTGATGAAACCCAACCCGGCGATCTACCGGCTGGGCCTGAAGCTGGCGAACGTGCGCCCGGAGGAGGCCGTGATGATCGACGACCGCGTGCAGAACGCGGAGGCGGCCCGGTCGGTCGGGATGCGGGCCGTGTGCTACAGGGACGCCGCGCAGCTCCGGGAGGAACTGGCGGCGCTGGGGGTCGAGTAG
- a CDS encoding NAD-dependent epimerase/dehydratase family protein codes for MRRAVVIGGKGKVGTYLVPMLVEDGFEVVNVSRGESRPFVPHGCWKRVRQVDLDRNHPAFPQKIVELQPDIVVDSICFREVDMTALIDALAGHVTHYLVTGSIWAHGPGSVVPGTEDDDLNPIGDYGTEKLKMQRVLERRYAASHFPGTIVHPGHIVGPGHLPINPQGNQNPRVFEALMAGEPVVLPHLGMETLHHVHAEDVAGVFRAAIRAVGVSHGQAFHAVSPAAVTLRGYASAVAAWFGQDAHLVFKAFDVFRSDVAAHDADATHEHITRSPSHSMQKARRLLGFAPRHSSLDAVREALDWMIAHEVVAVRQAR; via the coding sequence ATGAGACGAGCAGTGGTGATCGGAGGCAAGGGCAAGGTCGGAACCTATCTCGTTCCCATGCTGGTCGAGGACGGGTTCGAGGTCGTGAATGTCAGTCGCGGCGAGTCCAGGCCGTTTGTTCCCCACGGCTGCTGGAAGCGCGTCCGTCAGGTGGATCTCGACCGGAATCATCCGGCCTTCCCGCAGAAGATCGTGGAGCTCCAGCCCGATATCGTCGTGGACAGCATCTGTTTCCGTGAAGTGGACATGACGGCGCTGATCGACGCTTTGGCCGGGCACGTCACGCATTACCTCGTCACCGGGAGCATCTGGGCACATGGCCCGGGGTCAGTGGTGCCTGGCACCGAGGACGATGACCTGAACCCGATCGGCGATTACGGAACTGAGAAGCTGAAGATGCAGCGGGTGCTTGAGCGCCGGTACGCCGCGTCGCACTTTCCAGGCACGATCGTGCATCCGGGCCACATCGTGGGGCCGGGCCACCTGCCGATCAATCCGCAGGGCAACCAGAACCCCAGGGTCTTCGAGGCCCTGATGGCTGGAGAGCCGGTGGTGCTGCCCCACCTCGGTATGGAGACCCTGCACCACGTCCATGCCGAAGATGTCGCCGGGGTGTTCCGGGCCGCCATCCGGGCGGTCGGTGTGAGTCACGGTCAGGCCTTTCACGCCGTGTCGCCTGCAGCAGTGACGCTCCGAGGGTATGCCAGCGCCGTGGCCGCGTGGTTCGGCCAGGACGCCCATCTGGTCTTCAAGGCCTTCGACGTCTTTCGAAGCGATGTGGCGGCGCACGATGCCGACGCCACGCACGAGCACATCACGCGCTCGCCCAGCCATTCCATGCAGAAGGCCCGGCGTCTGCTGGGGTTCGCGCCCCGCCACAGTAGCCTCGACGCGGTCAGAGAAGCGCTCGACTGGATGATCGCCCATGAGGTCGTCGCCGTTCGGCAGGCCCGATAG
- the polA gene encoding DNA polymerase I → MTSGTPDTLVLIDGHALAFRSYFALPPLTSTSGEATNAIVGFLRLTLRLVRQKSNQVIVVFDPPVKTFRHEQYDGYKSGRAEMPADLPGQINRIRELVDAIGLPRLEEPGYEADDVIATLTRMAEGTGMQVRIVTSDRDAYQLLDDHVKVITNDFRLLGPAEVLEKYGVTVRQWVDYRALTGDASDNIPGAKGIGPKTAAKLLQEYGTLEAIYEAARAGTLKPDGTRQKLLDSEANVKFSHELSCMVTDLPLKVDLGRGRLPGDPARLEALLTELDLHSVRRDVAGLDGREATLPDAIHDETARSGPAAPERDQGHVALPTVDVQPWKTPGQTVVWGYVLSREDDLTAALVDAATFEAGTVRTAPTQEPAEWKKAEVYAAPVGLFGDGESAAPPTKAQQKAAEKAQRDIEKAAAKLREQYPATVDDAEFVGQRRITAAGAKALATHLNVRGLSVEPGDDPQLMAYLLDPANTSMSAASERYAQVPWPADAAGRAAITAHLLDILPGQLDEARTTLYRDMEVPLSAVLARMEVRGVRLDSEYLRGLSASTGARLATLEAQIHSLAGREFQIRSRDQLEAVLYDELGLASGKKTKLTGKRSTAVAALEPLRDEHPIIPALLEYRELEKLRGTYLDPLPSLVNPRTGRLHTTFAQAAVATGRLSSLNPNLQNIPIRSETGREIRKGFIADPGYCLISADYSQIELRLLAHIADDPLMQQAFLEGADIHRRTAAQVLGLDEATVTPNQRRAAKTVNFGVLYGMSAHRLSNDLGIPYADAAGFIEVYFSTYPGIRGYIDRTLEFGRQQGYVETLYGRRRYVPELVASNRTLREAGERLAYNMPIQGTAADIIKLAMIKLDRELDAMGARLLLQVHDELLIEAPEDKADAVAAITKELMEGAAQLKVPLAVEVGVGPNWYDTK, encoded by the coding sequence TCCGGCGAGGCGACCAACGCCATCGTGGGGTTCCTGCGGCTCACCCTGCGGCTGGTGCGCCAGAAGAGCAACCAGGTGATCGTGGTGTTCGACCCGCCGGTCAAGACCTTCCGGCACGAGCAGTACGACGGCTACAAGTCCGGCCGCGCCGAGATGCCCGCCGACCTGCCCGGCCAGATCAACCGCATCCGCGAACTCGTTGATGCGATCGGCCTGCCGCGCCTGGAGGAGCCCGGCTACGAGGCCGACGACGTGATCGCCACCCTGACCCGCATGGCTGAGGGCACCGGCATGCAGGTGCGGATCGTGACCAGCGACCGCGACGCCTACCAGCTCCTCGACGACCACGTGAAGGTCATCACCAACGACTTCAGGCTGCTCGGCCCCGCCGAGGTGCTGGAGAAGTACGGGGTGACGGTGCGCCAGTGGGTCGATTACCGCGCCCTGACCGGCGACGCCAGCGACAACATCCCCGGCGCGAAGGGCATCGGCCCCAAGACCGCTGCCAAGCTGCTTCAGGAGTACGGCACCCTGGAGGCCATCTACGAGGCGGCCAGGGCCGGCACCCTGAAGCCCGACGGCACCCGCCAGAAGCTGCTGGACTCCGAGGCGAACGTGAAGTTCAGCCACGAACTGTCGTGCATGGTCACCGACCTGCCCCTCAAGGTCGACCTGGGCCGGGGCCGCCTGCCGGGCGATCCGGCGCGGCTGGAGGCACTCCTGACCGAGCTCGACCTGCACTCGGTGCGCCGCGACGTGGCCGGCCTGGACGGGCGCGAGGCCACGCTGCCCGATGCCATCCACGACGAGACCGCACGCAGCGGCCCCGCCGCGCCGGAGCGGGATCAGGGCCACGTCGCGCTGCCCACCGTGGACGTGCAGCCGTGGAAGACACCGGGCCAGACGGTGGTCTGGGGCTACGTCCTGTCCCGTGAGGACGACCTGACGGCTGCGCTGGTGGACGCCGCGACCTTCGAGGCCGGCACCGTCCGCACGGCCCCCACGCAGGAACCAGCCGAGTGGAAGAAGGCCGAGGTCTACGCCGCGCCGGTCGGGCTGTTCGGAGACGGCGAGTCGGCTGCCCCCCCCACCAAGGCCCAGCAGAAGGCCGCCGAGAAGGCCCAGCGAGACATCGAGAAGGCCGCCGCGAAACTGCGCGAGCAGTACCCGGCCACCGTGGACGACGCTGAATTCGTCGGCCAGCGGCGGATCACGGCAGCGGGGGCCAAGGCGCTCGCCACCCACCTGAACGTGCGCGGTCTGTCCGTGGAACCCGGCGACGATCCGCAGCTGATGGCCTACCTGCTCGACCCGGCGAACACCAGCATGAGCGCCGCGTCTGAACGCTACGCGCAGGTGCCGTGGCCAGCTGACGCTGCCGGCCGCGCCGCGATCACCGCGCACCTGCTGGACATCCTGCCGGGGCAGCTCGACGAGGCCCGCACCACGCTGTACCGCGACATGGAGGTGCCCCTGTCGGCCGTGCTGGCCCGCATGGAGGTGCGCGGCGTGCGGCTCGACAGCGAGTACCTGCGCGGGCTGTCGGCCTCGACCGGGGCCCGCCTCGCCACGCTGGAGGCGCAGATCCACTCGCTGGCCGGGCGCGAGTTCCAGATCCGCAGCCGCGACCAGCTCGAAGCCGTGCTGTACGACGAACTTGGCCTCGCCAGCGGCAAGAAGACCAAGCTGACCGGCAAGCGCTCGACCGCTGTGGCCGCGCTGGAGCCCCTGCGGGACGAACACCCCATCATCCCCGCGCTGCTGGAATACCGCGAGCTGGAGAAGCTGCGCGGCACCTACCTCGATCCGCTGCCCAGCCTTGTCAATCCGCGCACGGGGCGGTTGCACACCACCTTCGCGCAGGCCGCCGTCGCCACGGGCCGCCTGAGCAGCCTGAACCCCAACCTCCAGAACATCCCCATCCGTTCCGAGACCGGCCGCGAGATCCGCAAGGGCTTCATCGCCGATCCGGGCTACTGCCTGATCAGCGCGGACTACTCGCAGATCGAGCTGCGGCTGCTGGCCCACATCGCCGACGATCCCCTGATGCAGCAGGCGTTCCTGGAGGGGGCCGACATCCACCGCCGCACGGCCGCGCAGGTGCTGGGGCTGGACGAGGCAACCGTGACCCCGAACCAGCGCCGCGCGGCCAAGACCGTGAACTTCGGCGTGCTGTACGGTATGAGCGCCCATCGGCTGAGCAACGACCTCGGCATTCCCTACGCCGACGCTGCCGGCTTCATCGAGGTGTACTTCAGCACGTATCCCGGCATCCGGGGTTACATCGACCGCACGCTGGAGTTCGGGCGGCAGCAGGGCTACGTCGAGACGCTGTACGGCCGCCGCCGCTATGTGCCGGAACTCGTCGCCAGCAACCGCACGCTGCGGGAAGCGGGGGAGAGATTGGCCTACAACATGCCGATCCAGGGCACGGCCGCCGACATCATCAAGCTCGCCATGATCAAGCTGGATCGGGAGCTGGACGCGATGGGCGCCCGCCTGCTCCTTCAGGTTCACGACGAACTGCTGATCGAGGCGCCGGAAGACAAAGCTGATGCAGTCGCCGCGATCACCAAAGAACTGATGGAGGGGGCCGCGCAGCTCAAGGTGCCGCTGGCGGTCGAGGTCGGCGTGGGGCCGAACTGGTACGACACGAAGTGA